One Hordeum vulgare subsp. vulgare chromosome 4H, MorexV3_pseudomolecules_assembly, whole genome shotgun sequence DNA window includes the following coding sequences:
- the LOC123446879 gene encoding histidine-containing phosphotransfer protein 2-like, with protein MALVSLKARLNTLLAIMYASGTLDKQFRRLRSMEEDGSAPPGFVADAVSLFIRDADRILTDIAGLMKQPVVDVDEVDALVRRLQGSCSSIGAKKLNVSCTYFRRFYEAKCKGCLFALAVLRNEFYDVRNKFQTMMHLEQQIEACSPKLSDNN; from the exons ATGGCGCTCGTCTCACTCAAGGCCAGGCTCAACACCCTCCTGGCCATCATGTACGCCTCG GGCACGCTGGACAAGCAGTTCCGGCGGCTGCGGTCGATGGAGGAGGACGGCAGCGCGCCCCCTGGCTTCGTCGCCGACGCCGTCAGCCTCTTCATTCGCGACGCCGACAGGATCCTCACCGACATCGCCGGCCTCAT GAAGCAGCCGGTGGTGGACGTCGACGAGGTGGACGCCCTGGTGCGGCGGCTCCAGGGAAGCTGCAgcag CATTGGTGCTAAGAAACTGAATGTCTCCTGCACGTACTTCCGTCGGTTCTATGAAGCAAAATGCAAAGG ATGCCTCTTTGcgctggctgttttgaggaatgagTTCTATGACGTGCGCAACAAGTTTCAGACCATGATGCAC CTGGAGCAGCAGATCGAGGCCTGCAGTCCTAAGTTAAGTGACAATAATTGA
- the LOC123446878 gene encoding histidine-containing phosphotransfer protein 2-like, whose product MSAAALRAQLNALVTSMFATGTVDEYFQYLQSMDEDGSTGPGLVAEVINLFIGNANGIINDIAGLLNEPVPDFDKVDDLVHRLKGCSCSVGAKKVNLSCMHFNQYIEARSKEGCLMALALLRNEFCDVCNKFQTMMQLEQQIAAYGPN is encoded by the exons ATGTCTGCCGCCGCGCTCAGGGCCCAATTGAACGCCCTCGTCACGTCCATGTTCGCTACG GGTACGGTGGACGAGTATTTCCAGTACCTGCAGTCGATGGACGAGGATGGCAGCACAGGCCCGGGCTTGGTCGCCGAGGTCATAAACCTCTTCATCGGCAACGCCAACGGGATCATCAACGACATCGCCGGCCTGCT GAACGAGCCCGTGCCAGACTTCGACAAGGTGGACGACCTGGTGCATCGGCTCAAGGGCTGCAGCTGCAG TGTCGGTGCTAAGAAAGTGAACCTCTCCTGCATGCACTTCAATCAGTACATCGAGGCAAGAAGCAAAGAAGG GTGCCTCATGGCGCTGGCTCTTCTTAGGAATGAGTTTTGCGATGTGTGCAACAAGTTCCAGACAATGATGCAG CTGGAGCAACAGATCGCGGCCTATGGTCCTAACTAG
- the LOC123446882 gene encoding monodehydroascorbate reductase 3, cytosolic, translating to MATGKHFKYIVLGGGVSGGYAAREFAKQGVQPGELAIISKEAVAPYERPALSKAYLFPQSPARLPGFHVCVGSGGERLLPEWYSEKGIELILSTEIVKADLASKTLTSSAGATFTYEILLIATGSSVIKLSDFGTQGADSNNILYLREVDDADKLYAAIQAKKGGKAVVVGGGYIGLELSAVLKMNNLDVTMVFPEPWCMPRLFTAEIAAFYESYYTNKGVKIVKGTVAVGFDADANGDVTAVKLKDGSVLEADIVVVGVGGRPLTGLFKGQVAEEKGGIKTDAFFETSVPGVYAVGDVATFPMKIYDDVRRVEHVDHSRKSAEQAVKAIKGKEAGSAVAEYDYLPYFYSRSFDLSWQFYGDNVGDAILFGDADPSSAKPKFGSYWVKDGKCVGVFLEGGSPDENGAIAKLARDQPPAASPAELKAAGLQFATSKI from the exons GTGGCACCTTACGAGCGCCCTGCCCTCAGCAAGGCGTACCTGTTCCCTCAGA GTCCTGCAAGGTTGCCAGGATTCCATGTGTGCGTGGGAAGTGGAGGCGAGAGGCTCTTGCCTGAATGGTACTCAGAGAAAG GTATTGAGCTTATCCTGAGCACTGAAATTGTCAAAGCTGATCTTGCCTCCAAGACTCTGACTAGTTCAGCTGGAGCAACCTTTACATATGAGATTTTGCTAATTGCTACTGGCTCCTCG GTCATTAAGCTCTCTGATTTTGGCACTCAAGGAGCTGATTCCAACAACATCCTGTACCTAAGGGAAGTTGACGACGCGGACAAGCTGTATGCAGCTATCCAAGCAAAGAAGGGCGGGAAGGCAGTGGTTGTTGGAGGAGGTTACATTGGCCTTGAACTAAGCGCAGTATTGAAGATGAACAATCTTGATGTGACTATGGTGTTCCCTGAACCTTGGTGCA TGCCCCGTCTCTTCACTGCCGAGATTGCAGCTTTCTACGAGAGTTACTACACTAACAAAGGAGTCAAGATCGTGAAGGGTACAGTTGCCGTTGGTTTTGATGCTGATGCCAATGGTGAT GTGACCGCAGTTAAGCTAAAGGACGGCAGCGTGCTCGAAGCTGATATTGTTGTCGTGGGTGTTGGGGGCAGACCGTTGACTGGTCTCTTCAAAGGCCAGGTTGCCGAGGAGAAAGGTGGAATCAAG ACCGATGCTTTTTTCGAAACAAGTGTCCCTGGAGTGTATGCCGTCGGCGACGTGGCCACCTTCCCGATGAAGATCTACGACGACGTGAGGAGAGTGGAGCACGTCGACCATTCCAGGAAGTCCGCGGAGCAGGCCGTGAAG GCAATCAAGGGGAAGGAGGCGGGCTCCGCCGTGGCGGAGTACGACTACCTGCCCTACTTCTACTCGCGGTCGTTCGACCTGTCGTGGCAGTTCTACGGTGACAACGTCGGCGACGCCATCCTGTTCGGCGACGCCGACCCCAGCTCCGCCAAGCCCAAGTTCGGGTCGTACTGGGTCAAGGACGGCAAGTGCGTGGGCGTGTTCCTGGAGGGCGGGTCGCCGGACGAGAACGGCGCCATCGCCAAGCTCGCGAGGGACCAGCCGCCCGCCGCCAGCCCCGCGGAGCTCAAGGCCGCCGGCCTCCAGTTCGCCACCAGCAAGATCTGA
- the LOC123446883 gene encoding flagellar radial spoke protein 5 isoform X1 — protein sequence MSPSSAARALSPAPAPPPPQRKIRLRPARCAGFVGPAVETATPGPRAATLASSRGGTESSLAICRVLNGMWQTSGGWGRIDRADAVDAMLAYADAGLSTFDMADHYGPAEDLYGMFINKVRRERPPEMLEQVRGLTKWVPPPVKMTRSYVEENINRSRKRMDVAALDMLQFHWWDYANPGYLDALKHITDLKEEGKIKTVALTNFDTERLQIILENGIPIVSNQVQHSIVDMRPQKKMAELCELTGVKLITYGTVMGGLLSEKFLDTNINIPFAAPPLNTPSLQKYKRMIDAWGGWSLFQALLQTLKKVSLKHGVPISTVAVRYILNQTSVAGSMVGVRLGLSEHIRDTNAILSLLLDEEDMGSIAEASQRGRNLMEVIGDCGDEYRA from the exons ATGTCGCCGTCGTCAGCGGCCCGCGCCCtctcgccggcgccggcgccgcccccgccccaGCGTAAGATCCGCCTGCGGCCAGCGAGGTGCGCGGGGTTCGTGGgcccggcggtggagacggcgacCCCGGGGCCAAGGGCGGCGACCCTCGCCAGCAGCCGCGGCGGGACCGAGTCGTCGCTGGCCATCTGCCGGGTGCTCAACGGCATGTGGCAGACCAGCGGCGGGTGGGGCCGCATCGACCGCGCCGACGCCGTCGACGCCATGCTCGCCTACGCCGACGCCGGCCTCTCCACCTTCGACATGGCCGACCACT ATGGACCGGCGGAGGATTTATACGGCATGTTCATCAACAAAGTCCGGCGCGAGCGCCCGCCCGAGATGCTGGAACAAGTCAGGGG GCTTACGAAGTGGGTGCCGCCGCCGGTTAAGATGACAAGAAGCTACGTTGAGGAGAACATCAACAGGTCCCGGAAGAGGATGGACGTCGCTGCCCTGGACATGCTGCAGTTCCATTG GTGGGACTACGCAAATCCCGGATATCTAGATGCACTAAAGCACATCACAGACCTGAAGGAGGAAG GCAAGATAAAGACTGTAGCTCTGACGAACTTCGACACAGAGAGGCTGCAAATAATCCTAGAAAATGGAATACCTATTGTCAGCaaccag GTTCAACATTCTATTGTGGATATGCGCCCGCAGAAAAAGATGGCAGAGCTTTGCGAGCTTACCGGAGTCAAGCTTATCAC GTACGGCACGGTGATGGGTGGCCTATTGTCTGAGAAGTTCCTCGACACCAACATCAACATACCTTTCGCTGCACCTCCTCTGAACACCCCATCCCTGCAGAAGTACAAGAGA ATGATCGATGCTTGGGGTGGCTGGAGCCTGTTCCAGGCTCTGCTCCAGACCTTGAAGAAGGTGTCGCTGAAACACGGCGTCCCAATCTCGACCGTCGCCGTAAGATACATACTGAACCAG ACATCGGTGGCGGGCTCGATGGTGGGCGTGAGGCTGGGGCTGTCGGAGCACATCAGGGACACCAACGCGATCCTGTCGCTGCTGCTGGACGAGGAGGACATGGGCAGCATCGCCGAGGCGTCGCAGCGGGGCCGGAACCTGATGGAGGTCATCGGGGACTGCGGCGACGAGTACAGAGCCTAG
- the LOC123446883 gene encoding flagellar radial spoke protein 5 isoform X2: MMLVCGRSGAGAVTAAASLPRLALSRGRRCGRRRRRCTVAAAIGAPELEEGKRATVRSKAGDELEVCRVVNGMWQVSGASWGRAAPAAAVDAMLAYADGGLGTFDMADIYGPAEDLYGMFINKVRRERPPEMLEQVRGLTKWVPPPVKMTRSYVEENINRSRKRMDVAALDMLQFHWWDYANPGYLDALKHITDLKEEGKIKTVALTNFDTERLQIILENGIPIVSNQVQHSIVDMRPQKKMAELCELTGVKLITYGTVMGGLLSEKFLDTNINIPFAAPPLNTPSLQKYKRMIDAWGGWSLFQALLQTLKKVSLKHGVPISTVAVRYILNQTSVAGSMVGVRLGLSEHIRDTNAILSLLLDEEDMGSIAEASQRGRNLMEVIGDCGDEYRA, encoded by the exons ATGATGCTCGTGTGTGGCCGCTCTGGCGCCGGCGCCGTGACGGCGGCCGCCAGCCTTCCTCGGCTTGCGCTGTCGAGGGGGAGGAGGTGCGGGCGGAGACGGCGGAGGTGCACCGTGGCGGCGGCAATTGGCGCGCCGGAGCTGGAGGAGGGGAAGAGGGCGACGGTGAGGAGCAAGGCGGGGGACGAGCTGGAGGTGTGCCGGGTGGTGAACGGGATGTGGCAGGTGAGCGGCGCGTCGTGGGGGCgcgcggcgccggcggcggccgTGGACGCCATGCTCGCCTACGCCGACGGCGGGCTCGGCACCTTCGACATGGCCGACATCT ATGGACCGGCGGAGGATTTATACGGCATGTTCATCAACAAAGTCCGGCGCGAGCGCCCGCCCGAGATGCTGGAACAAGTCAGGGG GCTTACGAAGTGGGTGCCGCCGCCGGTTAAGATGACAAGAAGCTACGTTGAGGAGAACATCAACAGGTCCCGGAAGAGGATGGACGTCGCTGCCCTGGACATGCTGCAGTTCCATTG GTGGGACTACGCAAATCCCGGATATCTAGATGCACTAAAGCACATCACAGACCTGAAGGAGGAAG GCAAGATAAAGACTGTAGCTCTGACGAACTTCGACACAGAGAGGCTGCAAATAATCCTAGAAAATGGAATACCTATTGTCAGCaaccag GTTCAACATTCTATTGTGGATATGCGCCCGCAGAAAAAGATGGCAGAGCTTTGCGAGCTTACCGGAGTCAAGCTTATCAC GTACGGCACGGTGATGGGTGGCCTATTGTCTGAGAAGTTCCTCGACACCAACATCAACATACCTTTCGCTGCACCTCCTCTGAACACCCCATCCCTGCAGAAGTACAAGAGA ATGATCGATGCTTGGGGTGGCTGGAGCCTGTTCCAGGCTCTGCTCCAGACCTTGAAGAAGGTGTCGCTGAAACACGGCGTCCCAATCTCGACCGTCGCCGTAAGATACATACTGAACCAG ACATCGGTGGCGGGCTCGATGGTGGGCGTGAGGCTGGGGCTGTCGGAGCACATCAGGGACACCAACGCGATCCTGTCGCTGCTGCTGGACGAGGAGGACATGGGCAGCATCGCCGAGGCGTCGCAGCGGGGCCGGAACCTGATGGAGGTCATCGGGGACTGCGGCGACGAGTACAGAGCCTAG
- the LOC123446880 gene encoding histidine-containing phosphotransfer protein 2-like — MAANALQAQLNALLASMFATGMVDDQFQQLQSLEEGGSASGFVAEVATLFIEDADRIIADIAALLDQPAVDFDKVDAHVHQLKGSSSSVGAQKVKLACMHFRQFYEAKSKDGCLMALALVRSEFCDVRSKFQTMMQLGQQIEACSPK, encoded by the exons ATGGCGGCCAACGCGCTCCAGGCCCAGCTCAACGCGCTCCTCGCCTCCATGTTCGCCACG GGTATGGTGGACGACCAGTTCCAGCAGCTGCAGTCGCTGGAGGAGGGGGGCAGCGCGTCGGGCTTCGTCGCCGAGGTCGCCACCCTCTTCATCGAAGACGCCGACCGGATCATCGCCGACATCGCCGCCCTGCT GGACCAGCCCGCCGTGGACTTCGACAAGGTGGACGCGCACGTGCACCAGCTCAAGGGGAGCAGCTCCAG TGTTGGCGCTCAGAAAGTGAAGCTCGCCTGCATGCACTTCCGCCAGTTCTATGAGGCAAAAAGTAAAGATGG GTGCCTCATGGCGTTGGCCCTTGTTAGGAGTGAGTTCTGTGATGTGCGCAGCAAGTTCCAGACCATGATGCAG CTGGGGCAGCAGATCGAGGCCTGCAGTCCCAAGTAG